TGCTGTGGCAAAACAAAGTTCAGATTAGCGATCGCTTTCGCGAAGTCTTACAAAAAATGGTAGAAGGTTCGGTGCGACATCGCTACCAATCACCGAATGATGTGCTCACCGCCCTCGAACTCGAACCATACATGGATAGTTTAGCAAATAGCATGGCGGCGCAACCCTCACCGGTGCGTAAACCCAAATTACCCCGCATGGTGAAGCAAGCAACACCTACGACAACGCCAGTAGCGACTACAACAAGTACTTATTCTGGGAGTAACGCTGCGCAATCGCGGGCACAAATGGCGGCTGCAATTCGTGCAAGAAAAGCGAATCTGACGGAGGTATCGCATACACCCGTACAACCTCCACTACCATCAGTCGCGCTTACTCCTGCACCTTCAGTCCTTGGGGCGAAACCTAAAACTTCACCACCGAGAAAGCTCGATGCTGATAATTTAGTCTTGTCTTATATCAAAGGCAGAAGAGATTTTGCCTCTTACGACCTGAGTTTACTTGACCTACAGCGAGTAGATTTATCAGAGGTAAATTTTCGTGCGGCAAAATTAGACCGCACAATTTTTTTTAAATGTATTTTGTCAGGTAATGACTTTAGCCACGCTAGCCTTAAGCGAACTAATTTTAGAGAAGCAATCTTAACGAAGGCGTACTTTCATTCTGCGGATTTAGAAGGAGCAGATTTGCGCGGTGCTAACTTGAGCTACGCTGATTTGAGTGAGGCTAATTTACAAAATGTTAATTTATGCGGCGCTAATCTTACTGGGGCAAAAGTTTCGGATGAACAGCTAGCACAAGCTAAAGTAAATTGGATGACAGTGCGCCCTAATGGTAAGCGTGGTTGGTTTTAGTCATCGTGAAGATTGACTATTAAATTTACGATAACTTCATAGTTTTGAGTCTGAATAAGAGCCATTCTTTAACACGATCATACATACAAGAAATATATTTGATATAGAACTCAGTTAAATAGTTACCACTAACTCAAGCTCAACACAAATTAATAGAAATTACTATTATTGAGTTTTTCTATCTATTTAAAAATAGAAAAGCAAATCTATGTTGAAAAAAATTATAGCAGCTACTGTTTCCCTAGTAGCAATATTTTCTATAAACCCCGTTTCAGCACGACAATGGGTAGTGTTGAATCCTGAGCCTTATCTTGCTGTAGATATTGATAGTATTAAAGGAACGGGAGATAGTAGAACTTTTTGGAGTGAATTAATTGATGCGCAAGGTTCATCTTCTAGTTCTTACTTTTCATTTGATAGCGTAAAACGTCAAACTCTAATAAAATCCTTAATGTATGTTAATTGTGTAAGTAATGAAATAGGTGTATTAAGACGGGTAGAATATGATTCTAAAGGTAATGTATTAAATGATTATGACTTAAGTTATCTTAAAGTCCCACGTAATTTACGTTCACCTGTACCTGATAGTATTGGTGAAATGCAATTACTTTACGTTTGTAGCTTAAGAACTGCTAACGGTGGAAGACAAACCGTAACTAGTTCTCGCGCAAGTAATAGCGTAACTGTCGCTAGAAATA
The genomic region above belongs to Chroogloeocystis siderophila 5.2 s.c.1 and contains:
- a CDS encoding serine/threonine-protein kinase → MSYCLNPNCSHPQNSSSRQTCAACGAQLVLRDRYRALQALAQGGFGATFLAQDVTLPGEPKCVVKQLRPSATSLEALDMARKLFAREAKTLGKIGSHPQVPRLLDYFEDCEQFYLVQEYINGLTLQQEIKRSGPFSEAGVKQFLSEILPTLQYLHSQQVIHRDIKPANIIRRHEDCKLVLIDFGAVKDQVSQTTSMSENTALTAFAVGTPGFAPPEQLAMRPVYASDVYALGVTCIYLLTGKSPKDLDYNSSTGEMLWQNKVQISDRFREVLQKMVEGSVRHRYQSPNDVLTALELEPYMDSLANSMAAQPSPVRKPKLPRMVKQATPTTTPVATTTSTYSGSNAAQSRAQMAAAIRARKANLTEVSHTPVQPPLPSVALTPAPSVLGAKPKTSPPRKLDADNLVLSYIKGRRDFASYDLSLLDLQRVDLSEVNFRAAKLDRTIFFKCILSGNDFSHASLKRTNFREAILTKAYFHSADLEGADLRGANLSYADLSEANLQNVNLCGANLTGAKVSDEQLAQAKVNWMTVRPNGKRGWF